One Methylophaga marina DNA window includes the following coding sequences:
- a CDS encoding methyl-accepting chemotaxis protein, translating to MAKSKNVMGNDPLAWLTADNQPPTQSTNRSADTSSLPEDAMAEVSLPPKTNIELVEESFIPIAARGEYVVADFYTLLFQQHPELKGLFKSISQQGQQKKLLAALVLLVQNLRHPALLDSYLTELGERHISYGVKEPDYQAVKSCLLKVLEKYAESSWSEPVASAWNETLDNVIKKMTTGAYPMEERDMAVNEKADKDILNRANALDNAVTAVMMIDRDFTITYANQSTLNMLGEHEETLRRIYPGFSIKGLVGSNIDMFHKNPAHQRQMLSNPDNLPHQADIKVGPLAFRLNVTAMLDEEDSYIGNMLEWHNVTEEKLRNADIHGQFDAINKVMGVISFEMDGTIIDVNENFLKVVGYSREDVIGKHHRMFATSELAQSAEYAEFWTKLNRGEFDSGEYKRIANGGKEIWLQASYNPILDMNGKPFKVVKFATDITETKLQRANFEGQISAINKAMGVISFNMDGTIRSVNDNFLNVVGYSREEVVGKHHRMFAVPEVAQSPDYIEFWAKLNRGEFDSGEYQRVGKDGKDIWLQASYNPIFDLNGKPYKVVKYASDITEEKHLQFDVQKALSATSMVMNALAQGDLTRLMDGEFEGEFALLQQAVNGSISKISTIVQDIIEASISISSAASEISQGNTDLSQRTEEQASSLQETAASMEELTSTVRQNSDNARQANQLAVDARSKAEKGGNVIQEAIQAMAAISTSSKRVADIIGVIDEIAFQTNLLALNAAVEAARAGEQGRGFAVVASEVRNLAQRSAAAAKEIKELINDSGEKVREGSTLVNESGKTLEEIVEGAKKVGDIISEIAAAGTEQTSGIEQVNQAVTQMDEMTQQNAALVEQAAAASESLDEQGKHLEEMMQFFTTNATEQHTPRQVTTPKASTSHVKRQIATHAKTPPQPSLPTKRQVMTKEQESDEWEEF from the coding sequence ATGGCCAAGAGTAAAAATGTAATGGGCAACGATCCTCTTGCCTGGTTGACTGCAGATAATCAACCCCCGACACAATCAACGAACAGATCTGCTGATACATCATCATTACCAGAAGACGCTATGGCTGAAGTGTCATTACCGCCTAAAACGAATATCGAGCTGGTAGAAGAGAGCTTCATTCCTATTGCCGCTCGTGGTGAATATGTCGTTGCCGACTTTTACACGTTGCTTTTTCAACAGCACCCGGAGCTAAAAGGCTTGTTTAAAAGTATCTCGCAGCAAGGGCAACAGAAAAAATTATTAGCTGCTTTAGTGTTATTGGTACAAAACCTGCGTCACCCAGCCTTACTAGATAGTTATTTGACTGAATTAGGTGAACGTCACATTTCATATGGCGTGAAAGAGCCAGATTATCAGGCTGTCAAAAGTTGCTTGTTAAAGGTGCTGGAAAAATATGCTGAGTCATCATGGTCAGAACCTGTTGCATCAGCATGGAACGAAACATTAGATAACGTTATTAAAAAAATGACGACGGGAGCATATCCCATGGAGGAGAGAGACATGGCTGTTAATGAAAAGGCAGATAAAGACATCTTAAATAGAGCCAACGCACTTGATAATGCGGTCACGGCGGTAATGATGATTGATAGAGACTTCACTATTACATATGCCAATCAATCAACATTAAATATGTTGGGAGAGCATGAAGAGACGTTAAGAAGAATCTACCCTGGATTTTCCATAAAAGGATTGGTCGGAAGTAATATTGATATGTTCCATAAAAATCCTGCTCATCAAAGGCAAATGCTCAGTAATCCCGATAATTTACCTCATCAAGCAGACATCAAAGTCGGTCCACTTGCCTTTCGTCTAAATGTAACAGCCATGTTGGATGAAGAGGATAGCTATATCGGCAATATGCTTGAATGGCACAATGTCACTGAAGAAAAACTTCGTAATGCTGATATTCATGGTCAATTTGATGCCATCAACAAAGTGATGGGAGTGATTAGTTTTGAAATGGATGGCACCATCATTGATGTAAATGAAAACTTTCTCAAAGTGGTGGGCTATAGTCGTGAAGATGTCATCGGTAAGCATCATCGAATGTTTGCCACATCTGAGCTAGCTCAAAGTGCTGAGTATGCTGAATTCTGGACAAAACTCAATCGTGGTGAGTTTGATAGTGGTGAATACAAACGAATTGCCAATGGTGGCAAGGAAATCTGGTTACAAGCTAGCTACAATCCTATTCTTGATATGAATGGTAAACCATTCAAAGTGGTGAAATTTGCCACAGATATTACAGAAACAAAATTACAACGTGCCAATTTTGAAGGTCAAATTTCTGCTATTAACAAGGCGATGGGTGTGATCAGTTTCAATATGGATGGCACCATTCGCAGTGTGAATGATAATTTTCTTAATGTGGTGGGGTATAGCCGTGAGGAAGTGGTAGGCAAGCATCATCGTATGTTTGCTGTGCCAGAGGTAGCACAAAGTCCTGATTATATAGAGTTTTGGGCAAAGCTGAATCGCGGCGAGTTTGATTCTGGTGAGTATCAGCGCGTTGGTAAAGATGGTAAAGATATTTGGTTACAGGCCAGTTACAATCCGATTTTTGACCTGAACGGTAAGCCCTATAAGGTGGTGAAATACGCTTCAGATATCACTGAAGAGAAACACTTACAGTTTGACGTTCAGAAGGCCTTATCAGCTACATCCATGGTTATGAATGCATTGGCGCAAGGTGACCTCACTAGACTAATGGATGGTGAGTTTGAAGGAGAGTTCGCACTGCTGCAACAAGCGGTCAATGGTTCAATCAGCAAAATTTCAACGATTGTGCAAGACATTATCGAAGCATCGATCAGTATTTCTTCCGCGGCGAGTGAAATTTCCCAAGGCAATACGGATCTAAGTCAGCGAACAGAAGAGCAAGCGTCGTCATTACAAGAAACAGCGGCGAGTATGGAGGAGCTCACCAGCACAGTCAGACAAAATTCCGACAATGCTCGTCAGGCTAATCAACTTGCTGTAGACGCCAGAAGTAAAGCTGAAAAAGGTGGCAATGTCATCCAGGAAGCGATTCAGGCCATGGCTGCCATCAGTACTTCCAGTAAGCGTGTAGCAGACATCATTGGCGTGATTGATGAGATTGCGTTTCAGACTAACTTGTTGGCACTCAATGCGGCTGTGGAAGCCGCTCGCGCTGGAGAGCAAGGCCGAGGTTTTGCCGTAGTGGCTTCTGAAGTCCGTAATTTAGCACAACGATCTGCTGCTGCTGCCAAAGAGATAAAAGAGCTCATTAATGATAGTGGTGAGAAAGTAAGAGAGGGCTCTACTCTTGTAAATGAATCAGGGAAGACATTGGAAGAAATTGTTGAAGGTGCAAAAAAAGTCGGCGATATTATCTCTGAAATCGCGGCAGCAGGTACTGAACAGACATCGGGTATTGAGCAAGTCAACCAGGCTGTGACACAAATGGATGAAATGACACAGCAAAATGCTGCACTAGTGGAGCAAGCAGCAGCGGCGAGCGAATCTCTAGATGAACAAGGCAAGCATCTGGAAGAAATGATGCAATTTTTCACAACAAATGCTACTGAACAGCATACACCGCGCCAGGTTACGACGCCTAAAGCCTCTACTTCTCATGTAAAACGCCAAATAGCGACTCATGCTAAGACTCCTCCTCAGCCATCATTACCAACAAAAAGGCAGGTAATGACTAAAGAGCAGGAAAGTGATGAATGGGAAGAGTTCTAG
- a CDS encoding ParA family protein has protein sequence MNEFEHLNEGGVERGHRLRKAIEASSLSAYDFVLIDCPPSSGLLGVNAMFASSELIVPVSGDYLSLQGLSRMMQILKRSEEISGHRIRLWLVSTRMQLRRKLTAEVRKRVLKYFPSRVLFTPIRENVALAECPSFGKTIFDYRKKSSGAEDYFSLASDVLERRVADGQE, from the coding sequence TTGAATGAGTTTGAACACCTGAATGAAGGTGGGGTAGAGCGCGGTCATCGCTTAAGAAAAGCAATCGAAGCGTCGTCATTATCAGCTTATGATTTTGTGTTGATAGATTGTCCGCCCTCATCAGGTTTACTGGGTGTTAATGCGATGTTTGCTTCTAGTGAATTGATTGTGCCCGTATCTGGAGACTATCTGTCATTACAAGGCCTATCACGCATGATGCAGATCCTTAAACGTTCAGAAGAAATCTCTGGGCACCGTATTCGATTATGGCTGGTATCAACGCGGATGCAGTTACGTAGAAAACTCACAGCAGAAGTGCGTAAACGCGTACTGAAATATTTTCCTAGTAGAGTGCTATTCACACCTATTCGTGAAAACGTGGCGTTAGCAGAATGCCCTAGCTTTGGTAAAACTATTTTCGACTATCGGAAAAAGAGCTCCGGTGCAGAAGACTATTTTTCTTTGGCTAGCGATGTCTTAGAGAGGAGAGTGGCTGATGGCCAAGAGTAA
- a CDS encoding ParA family protein, producing the protein MMTSEHVRIIAIMNQKGGVGKTTTTVNLGHALAIQGKQVAMIDMDPQGQVATSLGLDNQQLGIDVVLLEGRPLIPSSCMPGTTLMSCQQGHA; encoded by the coding sequence ATGATGACTTCTGAACACGTTCGCATCATTGCGATTATGAACCAAAAAGGGGGCGTTGGGAAAACGACAACAACCGTCAATCTTGGGCATGCACTCGCTATCCAAGGCAAACAAGTAGCCATGATTGATATGGATCCTCAAGGGCAAGTGGCCACCAGTTTAGGATTGGACAATCAGCAGCTCGGCATTGATGTTGTGCTGTTGGAGGGGAGACCATTGATACCGTCAAGCTGCATGCCCGGGACAACCTTGATGTCGTGCCAGCAGGGCCACGCTTGA
- a CDS encoding chemotaxis protein CheW yields the protein MAEMNTENEILDILDIADSIDDGSQQYLTFELDSEHYGVEILRVQEIKGWGSVTSIPNTPEHVCGVLNLRGVIVPIIDLRLLFGMPFNAYTKTTVVVVVKVEGITDRILGIVVDAVSDAYNVHPDMISNAPDLGSIVDTSFIKGIADIDECMLMLLDIDKLLSVEQIG from the coding sequence ATGGCTGAGATGAACACAGAAAATGAGATTCTGGATATTCTTGATATTGCTGACAGCATCGACGATGGTTCCCAGCAGTACCTGACATTTGAGTTGGATAGCGAACATTATGGTGTGGAGATCCTGCGTGTGCAGGAGATAAAAGGCTGGGGGTCGGTGACATCGATTCCAAATACACCAGAACATGTCTGTGGTGTATTAAATTTGCGTGGCGTGATTGTGCCGATTATCGATCTTCGATTGCTATTCGGTATGCCTTTCAATGCCTACACCAAGACTACTGTTGTCGTTGTTGTCAAAGTGGAAGGTATAACTGACCGAATTCTAGGTATAGTCGTTGATGCTGTGTCTGATGCATACAATGTTCATCCAGATATGATTTCAAATGCACCAGACTTAGGCAGTATCGTTGATACCAGCTTTATTAAAGGGATTGCTGACATCGATGAATGTATGTTGATGTTACTGGATATCGATAAGCTTCTCAGCGTAGAGCAAATAGGCTAA
- a CDS encoding chemotaxis protein CheA encodes MSIDVTQFHGVFFEESFEGLDIMETGLLSMSQGEIDDDTVNGIFRAAHSIKGGAGTFGFSHISEFTHGLETLLDQIRNGEREATHEVIETLLSAVDTLREMLTAVQNSSDVDEEKVAQVSHALEKILDAAVAETGMNVEDTSVPDSDESDTTETNTQQQSWLIHFKPLPHLLQTGNEPIRMFRELAELGELAVNVNDEELPPFTDLDPEICYFSWELTLTGEMDEAEINEVFEWVDGDCELTIERLQENEASDSPELLQEQQSHDKPEVVEAVSQPMATDLASIAGDAPSKTPIKNDVAPKKKTVSSDASTASIRVGTDKVDSLVNLVGELVITQSMLGQIGDNFDVSMLPQLIDGLEQLERNTRELQESIMRIRMLPISFVFNRFPRLVHDMTSKLGKQVELVLTGEQTELDKTVMEKIGDPLVHLVRNSLDHGLETPEKRLAANKSETGVLKLNAYHQGGNIVIEISDDGAGLNEEKILQKAIEKGLVEPNESLSPEKIHELIFLPGFSTADQVSDLSGRGVGMDVVRKNINSLGGAVEVKSESGIGSTFTIRLPLTLAIMDGQIIQVADQRYIIPLISIIESVEVDISKVKKVTGKGELYKIRDEYVPLIRLRHVFNLDGGIEDLEHGLLVIVDCEDYKIGLFVDELLAQQQVVIKSLETNFRKVKGLAGATILGDGTVALILDIAGVMAMHKEPSIIKQTSLKSVV; translated from the coding sequence ATGAGCATCGATGTTACCCAATTTCATGGCGTATTCTTCGAAGAAAGCTTCGAAGGCCTCGATATTATGGAAACAGGCCTGCTGAGCATGTCTCAAGGGGAGATCGATGATGATACGGTTAATGGCATTTTTCGTGCTGCACACTCAATTAAAGGTGGGGCTGGCACGTTCGGCTTTAGCCATATTTCTGAGTTCACGCATGGTCTTGAAACCCTTTTAGATCAAATTCGTAACGGTGAGCGTGAAGCAACTCATGAGGTCATTGAAACATTACTCTCCGCTGTCGATACCTTACGTGAAATGTTGACAGCTGTTCAAAACAGCTCAGATGTTGATGAGGAAAAAGTAGCTCAAGTTTCTCACGCGCTTGAGAAGATATTAGATGCTGCTGTGGCTGAAACTGGGATGAATGTTGAAGATACCTCCGTACCAGACAGCGATGAGTCTGATACTACTGAAACGAATACTCAGCAACAGTCTTGGTTGATTCACTTCAAACCACTACCTCACCTGCTTCAAACGGGTAATGAACCCATACGTATGTTCCGTGAGCTAGCTGAACTTGGTGAATTAGCTGTAAATGTGAATGATGAAGAGTTGCCACCTTTTACAGACCTTGACCCTGAAATATGTTATTTCAGTTGGGAACTGACGCTTACTGGCGAAATGGATGAAGCTGAGATAAATGAAGTCTTCGAATGGGTGGATGGTGATTGTGAGCTAACAATTGAACGACTTCAAGAAAATGAAGCTTCAGACTCACCTGAACTGTTACAGGAACAACAGAGCCATGATAAACCTGAGGTTGTTGAAGCTGTATCTCAACCCATGGCGACTGACCTCGCCTCTATAGCCGGTGATGCTCCATCAAAAACACCAATCAAAAATGACGTCGCACCTAAAAAGAAAACAGTCAGCAGTGATGCCTCCACCGCTTCTATACGCGTGGGTACAGATAAAGTCGACTCACTCGTCAACTTAGTCGGTGAGTTGGTTATTACTCAGTCGATGTTAGGTCAGATCGGTGATAATTTTGATGTCAGTATGCTGCCACAACTAATTGATGGTTTAGAGCAGTTAGAGCGTAATACCCGAGAGTTGCAAGAAAGCATCATGCGTATTCGTATGTTGCCCATCAGTTTTGTGTTTAATCGCTTCCCTCGCCTTGTCCATGATATGACCAGCAAACTTGGAAAGCAGGTGGAACTGGTGCTGACCGGCGAGCAGACCGAACTTGATAAAACAGTGATGGAAAAAATTGGTGATCCACTTGTTCATCTTGTTCGCAACTCCCTGGATCATGGCCTGGAAACACCCGAAAAACGCCTGGCGGCTAACAAATCTGAAACCGGTGTTCTAAAACTCAATGCCTATCACCAGGGTGGCAATATTGTGATTGAGATTAGTGATGACGGTGCAGGGTTAAACGAAGAGAAGATTTTACAGAAGGCAATCGAAAAAGGTTTGGTCGAGCCGAATGAATCACTTTCACCTGAGAAAATACATGAACTTATATTCTTACCGGGCTTTTCTACTGCCGATCAAGTAAGTGATCTCTCTGGCCGTGGTGTCGGCATGGATGTGGTGAGGAAAAATATTAACAGCCTGGGAGGGGCTGTTGAGGTGAAATCTGAGTCAGGAATCGGGTCAACATTCACTATTAGACTACCTCTGACATTGGCGATCATGGATGGTCAGATTATTCAGGTTGCAGATCAACGTTACATCATTCCTCTGATTTCCATTATTGAATCTGTTGAAGTGGATATCAGCAAAGTCAAAAAAGTGACTGGTAAAGGGGAGTTATACAAAATCAGGGACGAATACGTACCGCTTATCAGATTGCGGCATGTGTTCAACCTGGATGGCGGTATTGAAGATCTAGAACATGGTTTGCTGGTGATTGTGGACTGTGAGGATTACAAAATTGGTTTGTTTGTTGATGAGCTTCTGGCACAACAACAAGTTGTCATTAAGAGTCTAGAGACGAATTTCCGTAAAGTGAAAGGTCTCGCTGGCGCAACCATCCTAGGTGATGGAACAGTTGCTTTAATCCTGGATATTGCAGGGGTGATGGCAATGCACAAAGAGCCATCAATAATAAAACAAACTTCTCTCAAGAGTGTGGTTTGA
- a CDS encoding response regulator, translating to MANILAVDDSASMRQMVTFTLQGAGHKVTLADDGKQALDIAQRQSFDLVITDVNMPVMDGLTLTRELRKLPSFKFAPILVLTTEAGPEKKQEGRAAGATGWLIKPFNPDQLLATVKKVLG from the coding sequence ATGGCTAATATTCTCGCAGTCGATGATTCTGCCTCAATGCGCCAAATGGTGACATTCACTTTGCAAGGAGCAGGGCATAAAGTCACGCTGGCAGATGATGGTAAACAAGCACTGGATATTGCTCAAAGACAATCTTTTGATCTCGTGATTACGGACGTCAATATGCCAGTGATGGACGGCCTGACGCTAACTCGAGAATTAAGAAAGTTACCTAGTTTTAAGTTTGCTCCCATTCTTGTTTTGACAACCGAGGCAGGCCCTGAAAAGAAACAAGAAGGGCGTGCTGCCGGTGCTACGGGCTGGTTGATTAAACCTTTTAATCCAGATCAGCTTTTAGCAACGGTGAAAAAAGTCCTGGGGTAG
- a CDS encoding STAS domain-containing protein codes for MAESIVEINCAESVTIAQVADLYAQLLMAMAEGQAIQINLSDIERIDTAVIQLFYSFSRDAQLQGLVVIWSNPSQLFCEAVDRLGIKAFYAQ; via the coding sequence ATGGCTGAGTCTATTGTCGAAATAAACTGTGCTGAGTCTGTCACCATCGCACAAGTTGCAGATTTATATGCCCAGCTCTTAATGGCCATGGCTGAAGGTCAGGCTATTCAAATTAATTTAAGTGATATTGAACGTATCGACACGGCCGTTATTCAGCTTTTTTATTCATTCTCTCGGGATGCCCAACTTCAGGGGCTGGTAGTCATTTGGTCAAATCCTAGTCAACTTTTTTGTGAAGCTGTCGATAGATTGGGTATCAAAGCATTTTACGCACAATAA
- the fliJ gene encoding flagellar export protein FliJ, translated as MSRSRKLDPVIEMARKATESELQKLGQQNALLQQEQFQLDDLRQYRAEYLARFRQDDPMVMTAKKALDLRSFLAKLDQAILSQESQVKSANANVERQQKLWLQARNKEQAIDALMARYEATELKKQLKREQVEMDEHTNGAWLRNRNK; from the coding sequence ATGAGTCGTAGTCGTAAACTTGATCCCGTGATAGAAATGGCAAGAAAGGCAACGGAGTCAGAATTACAAAAACTCGGCCAGCAAAATGCCTTACTTCAACAGGAGCAATTCCAATTGGATGATCTCCGTCAATACAGAGCCGAATACTTGGCACGATTTCGCCAGGATGATCCTATGGTCATGACGGCCAAAAAAGCTCTCGATTTAAGAAGCTTTTTAGCAAAACTAGATCAAGCTATTCTCAGCCAAGAATCCCAAGTTAAGTCAGCCAATGCCAATGTAGAGCGTCAACAGAAGCTTTGGTTGCAAGCAAGAAATAAAGAGCAGGCAATTGATGCTTTAATGGCCCGCTACGAAGCAACTGAGCTCAAGAAACAGTTAAAGAGGGAGCAGGTTGAAATGGATGAACATACTAATGGTGCATGGTTGAGAAATCGAAATAAATAA
- the fliI gene encoding flagellar protein export ATPase FliI: MTNAERQSRLQNKLMQYQQRLDSGDEQDVLIEGRLTRMVGLTLEAVGFQVPIGSRCEIIGKGQKPIEAEVVGFSGETTFLMPTGDMRGLVPNAKVRPVRSDSQVPVGEAMLGRVVDGAGKPLDGKGPLRVQDKVPLHGEPVNPLARSPVRQHLDVGVQSINALLSVGRGQRMGLFAGSGVGKSVLLGMMTRFTEADVIVVGLIGERGREVKEFIEDILGEEGMSRSVVVASPADHSPLMRLHGAMLSTSIAEYFRDQGKQVLLLMDSLTRFAQAQREIALAIGEPPATKGYPPSVFSLLPQLVERAGNGPLNGGAITAIYTVLTEGDDQQDPVADAARAILDGHIVLSRQLAESGHYPAIDVEASISRVMPNIVSEDHLKQAQQFKQIYSTYRQNQDLISVGAYSKGSDPAIDESIAMFPALLQLLRQGMNEAVNWEQSDQRLKQVLELRKQLQNQQQQNVSQAPMLMDGNTRRF, translated from the coding sequence ATGACTAATGCGGAACGCCAATCGCGACTACAAAATAAACTGATGCAATATCAGCAGCGATTGGATTCTGGTGACGAGCAGGATGTATTGATTGAAGGGCGGTTGACCAGAATGGTGGGGTTAACATTGGAAGCGGTAGGCTTTCAGGTGCCTATTGGTAGTCGTTGTGAGATTATTGGTAAGGGACAAAAACCGATAGAAGCGGAAGTGGTCGGCTTTTCTGGCGAAACGACGTTTCTCATGCCGACAGGTGATATGCGAGGTTTGGTACCTAATGCGAAAGTCAGGCCGGTCCGTAGTGATTCTCAAGTGCCTGTCGGCGAAGCGATGCTTGGCCGTGTTGTGGATGGCGCTGGTAAACCCTTAGATGGTAAAGGCCCACTTCGTGTTCAAGATAAGGTTCCCTTACACGGTGAACCGGTAAACCCACTAGCACGCTCTCCTGTTCGTCAGCATCTGGATGTGGGAGTCCAGAGCATTAATGCCTTGCTCAGCGTAGGCCGAGGCCAACGTATGGGCCTGTTCGCTGGCAGTGGTGTGGGTAAAAGTGTGTTATTGGGCATGATGACACGATTTACAGAGGCCGATGTCATTGTCGTTGGTTTGATTGGTGAACGTGGTCGAGAAGTAAAAGAATTTATTGAAGATATTCTTGGTGAGGAAGGAATGTCACGGTCGGTTGTTGTTGCCTCACCTGCCGACCATTCGCCTTTGATGCGATTGCACGGTGCGATGTTGTCTACCAGTATTGCAGAATACTTTCGGGACCAAGGTAAGCAAGTATTATTGCTGATGGATTCGTTGACTCGCTTTGCCCAGGCACAGCGTGAAATTGCATTAGCGATTGGCGAACCTCCGGCAACTAAAGGTTATCCACCCTCCGTTTTTTCCTTATTACCGCAATTAGTGGAGCGTGCAGGGAATGGTCCACTTAATGGTGGGGCTATCACTGCTATTTATACGGTGTTAACCGAAGGTGACGATCAACAGGATCCGGTTGCAGACGCGGCTCGTGCAATTTTGGATGGTCATATAGTGTTATCAAGACAGCTGGCCGAGTCGGGCCATTATCCTGCGATTGATGTGGAAGCCTCGATTAGTCGGGTGATGCCAAATATAGTCAGTGAAGACCACCTGAAACAGGCCCAGCAGTTCAAACAGATTTATTCCACTTACCGACAAAATCAAGATCTTATCAGTGTAGGCGCTTATAGTAAGGGAAGTGATCCTGCTATTGATGAGTCGATAGCGATGTTCCCTGCTTTACTTCAGCTGTTACGACAGGGAATGAATGAAGCGGTGAACTGGGAGCAAAGTGATCAACGTCTGAAACAGGTGCTTGAGTTAAGAAAGCAATTACAGAATCAGCAGCAACAAAACGTATCACAAGCCCCAATGCTGATGGATGGAAATACCCGGCGTTTTTAA
- a CDS encoding flagellar assembly protein FliH, producing MTSSDDTVVTKQADVLSADEIADAIKRWEAPRMVSVTDVEDKDAPQVLDIKAIEALQQQAQEEGYKAGYEEGHQAGFADGQEAGLKDIQLQVEKLQQMLQTLQQPLTELDELLEKDLVNLAITMTRQLVRRELKHQPEHVIGAMRAALEALPISDRQLKIYVHPDDLLIIQKGLSLEHDSNKYQWIEDPLLTRGGLRLETSDTSVDATVESRLNSIISKVLGDERDADND from the coding sequence ATGACTTCGTCTGATGACACAGTTGTTACTAAACAAGCTGATGTCTTATCTGCCGATGAGATTGCTGATGCGATAAAACGTTGGGAGGCACCAAGAATGGTGTCAGTGACGGACGTTGAAGATAAGGATGCGCCCCAAGTACTTGATATCAAAGCCATTGAAGCGCTTCAGCAACAAGCGCAAGAAGAAGGTTATAAGGCGGGTTACGAAGAAGGACACCAGGCTGGTTTTGCTGACGGTCAGGAAGCTGGGCTGAAAGATATTCAGCTGCAGGTTGAAAAGCTCCAGCAAATGCTCCAAACATTACAGCAACCCCTGACAGAACTCGATGAGCTTTTAGAAAAAGATCTGGTCAATCTAGCGATAACCATGACTCGCCAGTTGGTTCGTCGCGAACTTAAGCATCAACCCGAGCATGTTATCGGTGCTATGCGTGCGGCGTTGGAAGCTTTACCCATCAGTGACCGTCAACTCAAAATTTATGTTCATCCAGATGATCTTTTGATTATTCAGAAAGGCTTATCTCTTGAGCATGATTCAAACAAATACCAATGGATAGAAGATCCTTTATTAACCCGGGGTGGATTAAGACTGGAAACGTCTGACACTAGTGTGGATGCAACCGTTGAATCAAGATTGAATAGCATCATTAGTAAAGTCCTTGGCGATGAGAGAGACGCTGACAATGACTAA
- the fliG gene encoding flagellar motor switch protein FliG, producing the protein MAEELRKLTGTEKAAVFLRSIGEEEAAAILKHMGPKEVQKVGQAMATLQNVTREEVRSVLDSFVTTVEQETGLGIGSHDYVRKMLVGALGEDRAGSLLDRILSGSNTNGLEQLKWMDARGIYEIIRLEHPQIIAIVCSFLDADQAAGVLSQFPARDQANIILRIATLDGVQPSALSELNEILEKQFTGAAGGQSTMVGGLKTAADILNFVDGTSEAAIMEKIKESEPDLGQNIEDLMFVFENLIDVDDRGMQTLMREIQTDQLQLALKGADDALKEKFLRNMSQRAGEMMRDDLEAMGPVRLSDVEAAQKAILATARSLSDKGEIMLGGGAGDDFV; encoded by the coding sequence ATGGCAGAAGAACTCAGAAAACTGACAGGCACTGAAAAAGCGGCTGTCTTTTTACGATCTATCGGTGAAGAGGAAGCGGCGGCTATACTCAAGCATATGGGCCCGAAAGAGGTTCAGAAAGTCGGTCAGGCAATGGCGACCTTACAAAATGTGACGCGTGAGGAAGTTCGATCTGTACTGGATAGTTTTGTTACCACTGTCGAGCAAGAAACCGGACTGGGTATCGGCTCACATGATTATGTTCGTAAAATGCTGGTGGGTGCTTTAGGTGAAGATCGTGCTGGCAGCTTATTAGATCGTATTCTATCGGGTAGTAATACCAATGGTCTTGAACAGCTTAAGTGGATGGATGCCAGAGGCATTTATGAAATCATCCGACTTGAACACCCTCAGATTATCGCGATTGTTTGCTCATTTCTTGATGCCGATCAGGCAGCAGGAGTTTTGTCACAGTTCCCTGCTCGTGATCAAGCCAACATTATTTTGCGGATAGCGACGCTTGATGGGGTGCAGCCTTCGGCATTGAGTGAGCTCAATGAAATTCTGGAAAAACAATTTACCGGTGCTGCAGGAGGGCAGTCCACCATGGTTGGTGGTCTGAAAACGGCTGCCGATATTCTCAACTTCGTTGATGGCACATCTGAAGCCGCTATCATGGAAAAAATCAAAGAAAGTGAACCTGATCTTGGTCAAAATATCGAAGATCTTATGTTTGTCTTTGAAAACCTTATTGATGTGGATGATCGTGGTATGCAAACCTTGATGCGTGAAATTCAGACAGATCAATTACAACTTGCCTTGAAAGGTGCTGATGATGCATTGAAAGAGAAATTCCTGCGTAATATGTCACAACGTGCAGGCGAGATGATGCGTGATGATTTAGAGGCCATGGGGCCGGTTCGTTTGAGTGATGTTGAGGCTGCACAAAAAGCCATTCTTGCCACAGCACGAAGCTTGTCTGATAAAGGCGAAATTATGCTAGGCGGAGGTGCAGGTGATGACTTCGTCTGA